From Selenomonas ruminantium AC2024, a single genomic window includes:
- a CDS encoding glutamine--tRNA ligase/YqeY domain fusion protein translates to MAENTTIATNFVQNAIEEDQKNGKYTEGIHTRFPPEPNGYLHIGHAKSICLNFGLAEYNHGLCNLRFDDTNPTKEDTEYVDSIQEDIRWLGFSWQNRMYYASDYFDKLYDYAVELIKKGLAYVDDLTAEEIKEYRGTLTEPGKESPYRNRSVEENLDLFARMKAGEFADGEKVLRAKIDMASPNMVMRDTVIYRIAHAHHHRTGDKWCIYPMYDFAHPLSDAIEGITHSVCTLEFEEHRPFYDWLLENLGFDVNTRPRQIEFARLNLTNTVTSKRKLRQLVEEGHVRGWDDPRMPTISGLRRRGFTPAALRKFCEEIGVAKGNSLVDVAMLESCVRSDLNENADRIMAVLRPLKVVITNYPEDKEEWLLGDNNPMHGGHRFIPFSRELYIEQEDFMEEAPKKFFRLKPGGEVRLKHAYIIKCDEVIKDEAGNVVELHCTADLESKTGGATASRKIKGTIHWVAAKTAVPAEVRLYDYLLETDENGNLPADFIGALNKNSLEVIDNAWVEPSVKLQAAGKHYQFLRTGYFVIDTDTTPDKLVFNRVVGLRDSWAKEKNK, encoded by the coding sequence ATGGCAGAAAACACGACAATCGCCACAAACTTTGTGCAGAATGCGATTGAGGAAGACCAGAAGAACGGTAAGTACACCGAGGGAATCCATACTCGTTTTCCACCGGAACCGAACGGTTATCTGCATATCGGCCACGCCAAGTCCATTTGCTTGAACTTTGGTCTGGCTGAGTACAACCATGGTCTGTGCAATCTGCGTTTTGACGATACCAACCCCACCAAGGAAGATACGGAATATGTGGACTCCATTCAGGAGGACATCCGCTGGCTCGGATTTAGCTGGCAGAACCGCATGTACTATGCTTCTGACTACTTCGATAAGCTCTACGATTACGCTGTGGAACTCATCAAGAAGGGCTTGGCTTACGTTGACGATTTGACGGCTGAGGAAATCAAGGAATACCGCGGCACGCTGACGGAACCGGGCAAGGAAAGCCCGTACCGCAACCGCAGTGTGGAGGAAAACCTCGACCTGTTCGCCCGCATGAAAGCCGGCGAGTTTGCCGATGGGGAAAAGGTACTGCGTGCCAAAATCGACATGGCTTCGCCGAACATGGTTATGCGCGACACGGTTATCTACCGCATTGCTCATGCTCATCATCACCGCACGGGCGACAAGTGGTGCATCTATCCGATGTACGACTTTGCGCATCCGCTGTCCGATGCCATTGAGGGCATTACCCATTCCGTCTGCACGCTGGAATTTGAGGAACATCGTCCGTTCTATGACTGGCTGCTCGAAAATCTCGGCTTTGACGTCAATACCCGTCCACGCCAGATTGAGTTTGCCCGCCTGAACCTCACGAACACCGTGACCAGCAAGCGCAAGCTGCGCCAGCTCGTGGAAGAAGGCCATGTGCGCGGCTGGGATGACCCGCGTATGCCGACCATTTCCGGCCTGCGCCGCCGTGGTTTTACGCCGGCTGCCCTGCGCAAATTCTGCGAGGAAATCGGTGTGGCCAAGGGCAATAGCCTCGTCGATGTGGCGATGCTCGAATCCTGCGTGCGCTCGGACCTCAACGAAAACGCTGACCGCATTATGGCAGTGCTGCGTCCGCTGAAGGTCGTGATTACGAACTATCCGGAAGATAAGGAAGAATGGCTGCTGGGGGACAATAACCCCATGCATGGCGGCCACCGCTTTATTCCGTTCTCCCGTGAACTTTACATCGAACAGGAAGACTTTATGGAAGAAGCGCCCAAGAAGTTCTTCCGCTTGAAACCGGGCGGAGAAGTCCGCCTCAAGCACGCCTATATCATCAAATGTGATGAGGTCATCAAGGATGAGGCTGGCAATGTGGTGGAACTGCACTGCACGGCTGACCTCGAATCCAAGACCGGCGGTGCTACGGCCAGCCGCAAGATTAAGGGCACCATCCACTGGGTAGCTGCCAAGACGGCTGTGCCTGCCGAAGTACGGCTCTATGATTATTTGCTGGAAACCGATGAAAACGGGAATTTGCCCGCTGACTTTATCGGTGCACTCAATAAAAATTCCTTGGAAGTTATCGACAACGCCTGGGTAGAACCCAGCGTGAAGCTCCAAGCCGCAGGCAAGCATTATCAGTTCCTGCGCACGGGGTACTTCGTAATCGATACGGATACCACGCCGGATAAGCTGGTGTTCAACCGTGTGGTTGGACTCCGTG